Proteins from a single region of Punica granatum isolate Tunisia-2019 chromosome 8, ASM765513v2, whole genome shotgun sequence:
- the LOC116187201 gene encoding transcription factor MYB8-like: MGRNPSPTLLKDGLNKGAWTVIEDYILIDYVKRNGEGKWGRVVKETGLRRCGKSCRLRWLNYLRPDIKRGNISDDEEELIIRLHKLLGNRWSLIAGRLPGRTDNKIKNYWNTVLKKKSKLGGEQPKNHKPINDITVKYQCNEVLEAIAHEDHPLDQTTAASAVLPKASTANTTILQAEGQVILPMAVENINDCCPWDFTAVEHKLGEVFMSEFVDLFTIAANDLYPQNNGRPGECENVFDVKRSVHSSSDDLVAGPN; encoded by the exons ATGGGAAGAAATCCAAGCCCTACTCTTTTGAAGGATGGGTTGAACAAGGGGGCATGGACGGTGATAGAAGACTATATCCTCATTGATTACGTCAAAAGGAATGGTGAAGGAAAGTGGGGAAGAGTTGTAAAGGAAACGG GTCTCAGGAGGTGCGGCAAAAGCTGTAGACTGCGTTGGTTAAATTATCTCCGACCTGACATTAAGAGAGGGAACATATccgatgatgaagaagagctcATCATTAGGCTCCATAAGCTTTTAGGAAACAG GTGGTCTCTCATAGCAGGAAGGTTGCCAGGCCGAACAGATAACAAAATAAAGAACTATTGGAACACAGTCTTAAAGAAGAAGTCTAAATTAGGTGGCGAGCAACCAAAGAATCATAAACCGATAAATGATATCACCGTCAAATATCAATGCAATGAAGTTTTGGAGGCCATAGCTCATGAAGATCATCCATTAGACCAAACGACAGCAGCCTCTGCCGTCTTGCCTAAAGCCTCAACAGCAAATACAACGATATTGCAAGCAGAAGGTCAGGTGATACTGCCAATGGCCGTTGAGAATATTAATGATTGTTGTCCATGGGACTTCACGGCCGTTGAGCACAAGCTGGGTGAAGTTTTCATGTCTGAGTTTGTTGACTTGTTTACAATTGCGGCCAATGACCTCTACCCGCAGAATAATGGTCGCCCTGGAGAATGTGAAAATGTGTTCGACGTTAAGCGGAGTGTTCATTCCTCTTCCGATGACTTAGTTGCAGGTCCTAACTAG
- the LOC116187365 gene encoding transcription factor WER-like → MGRGPNRGKGGKLNRGAWTALEDKMLTDYVTVHGDRRWSTVAREAGLHRCAKSCRLRWLNYLRPDIKRGNITKEEEDLIIRLHKLLGNRWSLIAGRLPGRTDNEIKNYWHSHLAKKQKVRKFDNKIVNNQKKMNIEKYSELEKPSDLLRNDITMSRFLNGSISLDHARLEDESSKLEHSKSGIDRSPMMTVEGSGQFKMDLLVEDFDLSGINIDISFTRLCDYEASLIGSTCRGRPNEAGEDFFGHSWHWLPEGFLDNWSSEFASREDWNIM, encoded by the exons ATGGGAAGAGGACCAAATAGAGGGAAAGGTGGAAAGTTGAACCGAGGGGCATGGACGGCTCTCGAAGATAAGATGCTAACAGATTATGTTACAGTCCATGGTGATAGGAGGTGGAGCACTGTCGCCAGAGAAGCCG GTCTGCACAGATGTGCGAAGAGTTGCCGACTCCGATGGCTGAATTACCTAAGGCCAGACATCAAGAGAGGGAATATCACAAAGGAAGAAGAGGACCTCATCATTAGGCTTCACAAACTCTTAGGCAATCG GTGGTCTTTGATTGCTGGAAGACTTCCGGGCCGAACCGACAATGAAATCAAGAATTACTGGCACTCGCATCTAGCCAAGAAGCAGAAGGTTAGGAAGTTCGATAACAAGATTGTAAACAACCAAAAGAAGATGAACATCGAGAAATATTCTGAGTTGGAGAAGCCATCAGACCTGCTTCGAAATGATATCACAATGTCACGTTTTTTAAATGGTAGTATCTCCCTAGATCACGCCAGATTGGAAGATGAAAGCTCTAAGTTGGAACACAGCAAATCTGGCATTGATCGTTCACCGATGATGACGGTGGAGGGTTCGGGGCAGTTCAAAATGGATTTGCTGGTTGAAGATTTTGACCTTTCTGGAATAAATATTGACATCAGTTTCACAAGGCTGTGTGATTATGAAGCTTCTCTTATTGGTTCAACATGCAGAGGGCGCCCAAATGAGGCTGGCGAAGATTTCTTCGGCCATTCATGGCATTGGTTGCCCGAGGGGTTCTTGGACAATTGGAGCTCCGAATTTGCTTCTAGGGAAGATTGGAATATCATGtaa